The genomic DNA AAACACAGTCGGTCATTTGCTCACTTTCTTTGGAGCCGGTTTTCTCCATGAGTACCGTTATTCTTCATCCACTACTTCAGCACCTGTTCCCCCAATAACTGGTGTAATTCGGTACGGCTTGACGATATCCATCTGTTTGTCTGAGAGGTTTCCGATACTGTACCCTCCCTCTTGCTTCCACGAATTCGTGCCCTTGATAATGTCGAGTCTCTCGCTCATCTCTGACAGTAGTTCGTCGTGTGGAATCAAGTACCAATCCCCTCTCTCCGGAAAAGCGATGTGGAGATCTTTTTCCTCGTACTTCTTTGCAAAGGTGAGCCGTCCCTTGAGCTAAATTCTGAGGAAAACATCGCTGTCCGCGCCCGCTGAGCGATGAAGTCAGCGCCCTTCCAGTCGTCAGTCAGTCGAATCGTTGAAAATCCGTAGTCTGCGAGGACGGCACAAATTTTCTGATAGTTATAATTCTCTTTCTGTGTGCCTGATAGCTCCTCGTACTCGATTGGTTCGTAGTCGAATGCCATGAGATGCCTGTGAGTGGCTCACGCTCCTTCGGTATTCATGTCAGCCAGATCGCCGTGCTCGCTTTCGCCTGCGGGTTTCGTTTCGTCAAACAATCCGCCCGCAGCGGCCTGCTCGCGCGCTATTGCGATCCCGAAGAACAGCCCCGTCGAACCGACATTGAACACGAGCAGATTGAGCGCCACATTCGTTCCGAACGAATCGAAGAGCACCGTATTCGCGCTGAACGTTGCAACGTGCACCATGACTGCGATGAAAGCCACCTGCCAGCGAGTTTGTTGCCAGTCGAGTCTCCCCGTACCTCCAGGGAGAGTAGCGGCAAATTCGATAGCGAGTCGCGTTCCGACGACGTAGACGACCCCGAGCGCGATGGCGAGTGACGGATCGCTGACGAGCCACGCGAACGTCCCGGCCCCGACGGCGATCCCGCCGACGACCGCGAGAAGCCACGCACGAACTCGATTCATGTCGGCTATTGCACTCTTCGAGTGATAACTGTTCGGTGTCGGTAATTATCGTCGGTTTGCACCGGTCACAGACATCGTGTGCTACTTTCGGCCTGCTGTCGCCCCGTTTGTCCGTCAGCGCCGGGATTTCCGGCGTTTTCCGACGTTCTCAGAGTCTCGCACGGAGCGTCGTCGCGGTCTCTTCCCCGACACCGGTGACCGTCTGCAGTTCCTCGGTGGAGGCTGCACGAACGCCGTCGACGCTGCCGAATCGCCGGAGCAGCCGCCGCCTGGTCTGCGGACCGATCCCCGGCACGTCGTCGAGCACGGTCGAGACCTCGTCGCGGACGGTTTGATGATACTGGACCGCGAACCGGTGAGCCTCGTCGCGCACCCGCTGGAGCAGGTGCCGTTCGGGTGCGTCGTCGGGCCACTCGAACGACCCATCGGCGGTGACGACCCGCTCTTCGGCCTTCGCCAGCCCGATCGCCGGCACGTCCCAGCCAACCGTGGCGAGCGCGTCGCGTGCGGCGTTCAGCTGGCCCTCACCGCCGTCGATGAGAAGTAAGTCGGGCTCCGGGCGTTCGTCCCGGCCCTCGACCGCCCGCCGGGCGCGCCACGCGACGAGCGCGCGCATGTTGGCGTAGTCGTCGTTCTCGTCGTCGAGTTTCTTCCGTCGGTAGTCGGTCTTTTCGGGATCGCCGTCGAGAAAAGTGACGTCGCTCCCCACCGCAGCCCGGCCCTGGGCGTGGCTCACGTCGAACCCCTCGATCCGGCTCGCACTCTCCAGATCGAGCGCGTCGGCGAGTGCGGCGGTGCCGTCCGCCCGGCCCCGTCCGCGACGGGCGTTCTTGAGCGCGAGTTCCACGAGGGTGGCTTCGCGCCCCGCACCCGGCACGCGTACCGCGACTGCCTCACTGTCAAGCCACGCGTCGAGTTCGTCGTCGCTGAACCGTTCGGGCAGGAGAAGCGCGTCGGGCAGCGACCGCTCGGCGTAGTACTGGACGATGAAGGCCGCGAGCACGCCACCGATCCCGTCGGTGTCGTCGTCCGGCACCGAGAGCGTGTGGCGGTCGCGCTCGACGAGCTGGCCATCCTCGCTGTGGAGGCGCGCGACGGTCGCGCGATCGCCCTCGATCACTGCGCCGAGTACGTCGATCCACCGCTCGTCGGCCGCCGACGCCACTGCTGCACCGCCACCGTCGTGAAACGATTCGACGACTTCGAGCTTGTCCCGACAGTTCGCGGCCCGCTCGAAGTTCTGCTCCTCCGTGGCGCGGTCCATCTCTCGGCGGAGCGGATCGGCGAGGACTCCCGTACTTCCCTCCAAGAACCCTTCGACCGATTCGACGTCCGCGACGTATCCGTCCCTACTGATCTCACCGGTACACGGCGCGGTGCAGAGGCCGATGTCGTGGTCGAGACACGGTCGATCCCGTCCCGCGAACTTGTGATCCGAACAGCCACGAACCCCGTAGGTCTCCCGGAGCGCCTTCACGACCGTTTCGACCCGGCCACGTTCGGTGTAGGGACCGAACGCCGTCGCGCCGGGATCCGGGTCCCGGGTGATCTCGATTCGAGGGAACTCGTGGTCGGTGAGCTGCACGAGGGGGTAGGACTTGTCGTCCTTCAGCCGGACGTTGTACCGCGGCTGGTGGCGTTTGATCAGGTTCGCCTCCAGAAGGAGCGCCTGTGTCTCGGTTTCGGTCACCGCCGGCTCGATCTCGACGCTCCGCTCGACCATCCGTTCGATCCGGCGCGAACGCGGGTCGGCGTACGATCGCACCCGATCGCGAAGGTCGACCGCCTTCCCTACATAGAGCGTCGCGTCATCGTCACGGAACTGGTAGACGCCCGGCTCGCGCGGGAGATCGTTTGCACGCTCGCGGACGCTCGCCCCGTCCATCGTGTGGACGAAGGGTCGTGACGCGCTTCAGTCTGACGCGTTCTCCTCTGCGGGTTCTTCGTGTGGGGACCGCGCGGCTTCCGGCCCGTGGCCGTCGAGGCTGACGATGTTTTCGCGACCGATCGAGAGCTTCTCGACAGTCCCTTCGTCGTTCATCGAGGAGAGTAGCCGGCTGACCTTCGCTTTCGACCAGTCGGTTTCCTCGACGATCCGTGTCTGCTTCATCCGTCCGCCATGTTCTCGGAGCAGTGTCTGTACCCGATCCTCGTCGGTCAGCGGCTCAGGCGCTGGCTCGGGAGACGGTTCCGGCTTCGCTTCCGATTCGTCGGCAGCCACGCCGTCTCCGTCGTCGGGGTCCGATGGCCCCCCGGTTTCGGTGGCTCCGCTTCCATCACGGTCGCGCCACCACCGCCGAAAGCGCGTGCCGCCGAAGACGATCGTTCCGCCGACGAGGACGACCAGCCCCACGAGCCAAACCGGTGTCAGCCCGCTCGTCGGGTTGGTGCGAAGGAGATTCAGCTCGGTGCCATCGGAGAGCCAGTCGCCGTCGGTGTCGGCGGCTGAGGGGTCGCTCCCGACTTCCAGCTCCTCGCCGTCACGGACCCCATCACCGTCGGTATCGGGGTCTTGCGGGTTCGTACCGTACCGATTCACCTCCGGACCGTCGTTCAGGCCGTCGCTGTCCATATCGGGGTTCGAGAGGTTGTACCCCTGCTCGACTTCCTGCTGGTTCGACAGCCCGTCGGCGTCGGCGTCGCCCGTTCGGGTGATGACCGTCACCGGGACCGTCTTCCGATCGAGCAGCGTCGCGTTGTACTGATTCGAGAGGCCCTGGAGTTCGACCACCAGTTCTTGCTCGCCGGTAACGTTCGACGGCCACGTGACGTTGGTGAACTCGCTCGTGCCGTTGGTCCCTGGCGAGAGCGGCTTGCGGTCGCAGTCGACGAGCTCCTGCGGTGGTGCGTCCGCCCGCTCGTAGCCGAGACAGACACGATAGTTCGTGAACTCGGGGGAGTCTTGGAAGGTCGCGCTCACGTCGATGGGTTCGTCCTGCCAGACGTAGTTTGAGTCGTTGCCGGCGACCGAACCGGTGACGACGCCGCTGCCGGTCACGCTCACGTCACCGATCCCGCCGG from Halococcus saccharolyticus DSM 5350 includes the following:
- a CDS encoding excinuclease ABC subunit C; the protein is MDGASVRERANDLPREPGVYQFRDDDATLYVGKAVDLRDRVRSYADPRSRRIERMVERSVEIEPAVTETETQALLLEANLIKRHQPRYNVRLKDDKSYPLVQLTDHEFPRIEITRDPDPGATAFGPYTERGRVETVVKALRETYGVRGCSDHKFAGRDRPCLDHDIGLCTAPCTGEISRDGYVADVESVEGFLEGSTGVLADPLRREMDRATEEQNFERAANCRDKLEVVESFHDGGGAAVASAADERWIDVLGAVIEGDRATVARLHSEDGQLVERDRHTLSVPDDDTDGIGGVLAAFIVQYYAERSLPDALLLPERFSDDELDAWLDSEAVAVRVPGAGREATLVELALKNARRGRGRADGTAALADALDLESASRIEGFDVSHAQGRAAVGSDVTFLDGDPEKTDYRRKKLDDENDDYANMRALVAWRARRAVEGRDERPEPDLLLIDGGEGQLNAARDALATVGWDVPAIGLAKAEERVVTADGSFEWPDDAPERHLLQRVRDEAHRFAVQYHQTVRDEVSTVLDDVPGIGPQTRRRLLRRFGSVDGVRAASTEELQTVTGVGEETATTLRARL
- a CDS encoding helix-turn-helix transcriptional regulator — its product is MSDRARVMAGVLCLVVLVGTGLPVGGQSVSAGGIGDVSVTGSGVVTGSVAGNDSNYVWQDEPIDVSATFQDSPEFTNYRVCLGYERADAPPQELVDCDRKPLSPGTNGTSEFTNVTWPSNVTGEQELVVELQGLSNQYNATLLDRKTVPVTVITRTGDADADGLSNQQEVEQGYNLSNPDMDSDGLNDGPEVNRYGTNPQDPDTDGDGVRDGEELEVGSDPSAADTDGDWLSDGTELNLLRTNPTSGLTPVWLVGLVVLVGGTIVFGGTRFRRWWRDRDGSGATETGGPSDPDDGDGVAADESEAKPEPSPEPAPEPLTDEDRVQTLLREHGGRMKQTRIVEETDWSKAKVSRLLSSMNDEGTVEKLSIGRENIVSLDGHGPEAARSPHEEPAEENASD